A region of the Deltaproteobacteria bacterium genome:
CGCTCGCGGTGATCCCGACGCTGGCGCCCTACCTGCTGCCGCGCTTTCTGGCGGCGTTCGCGCGCGCCCATCCGCGCATCGAACTCACCGTCGAGGAGCGCCGCACCGAGGACATCATCGCAGCGCTGCGCGCCGATCAGATCGACGCGGGGCTGCTGGCGACGCCGCTCGGCGAGCGCGGCCTGCGCGAACGGCCACTGTTCTACGAGCCGTTTTACGTCTACGCGGCCGCGGGCCATCCGTTGCTGTCGCGCGACGTCGTGCGGGACAGCCAGCTCGATCCCGCCGACCTGTGGCTGTTGGAAGACGGCCACTGCTTGCGCACGCAGGTCGTCCACCTGTGCGGCGCGGCCGACGGTCGCTGCGGTCGACTCGACAACGTGCGGTTCGAAGCCGGCACGCTGGAGTCGCTGCGACAGCTCGTCCGCGCGGGCGGTGGCTACACGCTCGTGCCCCACTTGCTGGTCGTGCAACTGTCCGCGCGCGAGCGCGCGCGCCACGTCCGCCCGATCGCGCGACCGGTGCCCACGCGCGAGGTCAGCCTCGTGTTCCGCCGCGACCTGTACAAGCGCGACGCACTGCGCGCACTGTACGACGCGGTGCGGGCGAACGTGCCGGACGACTTGCCTGCGCGACCGCGCGCGGCCCACCGGGTGGTCGACGCGGTG
Encoded here:
- a CDS encoding hydrogen peroxide-inducible genes activator, translating into MPTLTQLEYLVAVDRTRHFGRAARACHVSQPTLSAQVHKLEEELGVVVFDRKHKPVVPTPAGVAVLERAREVLRAHERLVHVADELAGDLAGPLSLAVIPTLAPYLLPRFLAAFARAHPRIELTVEERRTEDIIAALRADQIDAGLLATPLGERGLRERPLFYEPFYVYAAAGHPLLSRDVVRDSQLDPADLWLLEDGHCLRTQVVHLCGAADGRCGRLDNVRFEAGTLESLRQLVRAGGGYTLVPHLLVVQLSARERARHVRPIARPVPTREVSLVFRRDLYKRDALRALYDAVRANVPDDLPARPRAAHRVVDAV